Proteins encoded within one genomic window of Eurosta solidaginis isolate ZX-2024a chromosome 1, ASM4086904v1, whole genome shotgun sequence:
- the LOC137237700 gene encoding very long chain fatty acid elongase 7: protein MAVMLHEVYDWYRDLMDNRSDPRVKDWPMMSSPFPTLALCVFYAYFSKSLAPRLMAKRKALDLRQILIYYNLFQTVFSAWIFYEYLMSGWWGNYSFKCQPVDYSNSPLAMRMASTCWWYYISKFTEFFDTLFFILRKKTEHVSTLHVIHHGCMPFSVWMGMKFAPGGHSTFFALLNSFVHIVMYFYYMIAAMGPKYQKFIWWKKYLTTFQMAQFVAIFTHQFQLLFRDCDYPKGFMVWIGLHGVMFLFLFSDFYKAKYTNARVRSDAVKVANTNGYTKIPATNGKCVSATNGDLSNHLIASTNNNKGACMPVLDDEPEHIKSNHHLSNGYKNGFANGFKSFKEVDGVLSTNDAILNPDSSSSSLHQRKVK from the exons ATGGCTGTTATGCTACATGAAGTTTATGATTGGTACAGAGATCTCATGGACAATCGAAGTG ATCCACGCGTCAAAGATTGGCCCATGATGTCATCGCCATTTCCCACATTAGCACTCTGCGTATTTTATGCCTATTTTAGTAAATCGTTAGCGCCGCGTTTGATGGCGAAACGAAAAGCTCTGGACCTGCGTCAAATACTCATctattataatttatttcaaaCAGTATTTAGTGCGTGGATTTTTTATGAA taCTTAATGAGCGGTTGGTGGGGTAATTACAGTTTCAAATGTCAACCCGTTGATTACTCCAATAGTCCATTGGCTATGCGT ATGGCAAGCACCTGTTGGTGGTATTACATTTCAAAATTCACAGAATTCTTTGATACGCTATTCTTCATATTGCGTAAAAAAACTGAACATGTATCAACGTTGCATGTCATTCATCATGGCTGCATGCCCTTCTCTGTATGGATGGGTATGAAATTTGCGCCAG GCGGTCACAGCACATTTTTTGCTTTACTCAACTCCTTTGTTCATATtgttatgtacttttattatatGATTGCTGCAATGGGCCCCAAATACCAGAAATTCATTTGGTGGAAAAAATATCTTACCACTTTCCAAATG GCGCAATTTGTTGCTATTTTTACACATCAATTCCAATTACTATTTAGAGATTGCGATTATCCTAAAGGATTCATGGTATGGATCGGCCTACATGGCGTTATGTTCCTGTTTCTTTTCTCAGACTTTTATAAAGCCAAGTATACAAATGCGCGCGTCCGCAGCGATGCAGTTAAAGTTGCCAATACAAATGGTTATACAAAAATACCTGCGACGAATGGCAAATGCGTGTCAGCAACAAATGGTGATTTGTCCAATCATCTGATAGCGTCCACCAACAACAATAAGGGCGCTTGCATG CCCGTTTTGGACGATGAACCCGAACACATCAAGTCAAATCATCATCTAAGCAACGGTTACAAAAATGGTTTCGCTAATGGTTTCAAGTCTTTTAAGGAGGTCGATGGTGTTCTCTCAACAAATGATGCTATACTTAATCCAGACAGCAGTAGCTCTAGTCTACACCAGCGAAAAGTCAAATAA